A window from Mya arenaria isolate MELC-2E11 chromosome 9, ASM2691426v1 encodes these proteins:
- the LOC128203092 gene encoding spore coat protein SP96-like — protein MMMLAYLVILLVGQAAASHMPAKDTFQQDVSKGATKPTSRRLVGALSSGVKRTPLKSRLKRSIYSYYTDHYAHTNFDDYPSAYETYDYISPDADTHDWATGGDGGTSWSDTDNDVTSGCECTLTLRKGGRELAEGEHVLARRGETNQVSCEAFCSGSGITPALTFYKEGNALSQISGRVYYIRRSSDRSSVLTIQNMLRRDAGLYTCQGWLSGQGHIQKSFNLVFACPAGQEMCDDNRCLPVNVFCDGVPDCVDETDEMYCTRCADFEFECDGGCQTRDYLCDGYPDCGDGTDEHDCPSPVPICEFECGDGQCVTSIQVCDGVIQCDGTGSDEFSCPVCEFYCENGMCLTQAEVCDGKRDCISGQDENDCFQVPTCSPEQFRCDGSCIPGSYRCDDYPDCADGEDEANCQGTCEDHCWDGTCLLEGYRCDGTWQCSTGEDELGCNQTDCGSGLFRCLSDEVCIDASRVCDSLPDCEDLSDEIDCPPCSDSSDCSSTTSTSPSTTLSSTTQAPTTTQAPTTTQAPTTTRAPTTTQAPKTTQAPTTTRAPTTTRAPTTTQAPTTTQAPTTTQAPTTTKATTTTQAPTTTQAPTTTQAPTTTQAPTTTRAPTTTQAPTTTKAPTTTQAPTTTLAPTTTRAPTTTQAPTTTRAPTTTQAPTTTQAPTTTQAPTTTKATTTTQAPTTTQAPTTTQAPTTTKVTTTTQAPTTTRAPTTTQAPTTTAEECSSVQFRCNDGVCISNVFRCDGSPDCAQEEDEAGCGAANPCPEGQFRCGVNGVCLNVAKRCNGVQECPNGDDENNCV, from the exons ATGATGATGTTGGCGTATCTTGTAATTCTGCTGGTCGGACAAG cGGCTGCATCGCACATGCCGGCCAAGGACACCTTCCAACAAGACGTATCGAAAGGAGCCACCAAACCCACATCTAGACGTCTGGTAGGGGCTCTCTCCAGCGGCGTCAAACGTACTCCGTTGAAATCGAGGCTGAAACGAAGCATTTATTCATATTACACTGACCATTACGCTCATACAAATTTCGATGACTACCCCTCGGCGTATGAGACTTACGATTATATTTCACCGGACGCCGACACTCACGACTGGGCGACGGGAGGTGACGGTGGTACGTCATGGTCAGACACAGACAATGACGTCACGTCAGGGTGCGAATGTACATTGACGTTGAGGAAGGGGGGCCGGGAACTGGCAGAAGGTGAGCACGTGCTGGCAAGGAGAGGGGAGACCAATCAGGTGAGCTGCGAAGCGTTCTGTTCCGGAAGTGGAATCACTCCTGCGCTCACATTCTACAAAGAAGGCAACGCGTTATCGCAGATATCCGGCAG GGTGTATTACATACGGCGGTCCTCAGATCGAAGCTCAGTGCTCACTATTCAGAATATGTTACGGCGTGACGCTGGGTTATACACGTGTCAAGGCTGGCtgtcaggtcaaggtcacatccaGAAATCATTCAACCTTGTATTTG CATGCCCAGCTGGTCAGGAGATGTGTGACGACAACAGGTGCTTGCCAGTTAACGTGTTCTGTGACGGTGTTCCCGATTGTGTTGATGAAACGGACGAGATGTATTGCA CCCGCTGTGCGGACTTTGAGTTCGAATGTGACGGTGGTTGCCAGACACGTGACTACCTGTGTGATGGATACCCTGACTGCGGTGATGGAACAGATGAACACGACTGTCCGTCCCCAG TTCCAATATGTGAATTCGAGTGTGGTGACGGTCAGTGTGTGACGTCAATCCAGGTGTGTGATGGCGTCATACAGTGTGATGGAACCGGAAGTGATGAATTCAGCTGCCCGG TGTGCGAATTTTACTGCGAAAACGGCATGTGTTTAACGCAAGCTGAAGTTTGTGATGGAAAACGTGACTGCATATCCGGTCAAGACGAAAACGACTGCTTTCAAG TACCCACGTGTTCACCCGAGCAGTTCCGGTGTGACGGAAGCTGCATCCCGGGGTCGTACAGGTGTGACGACTACCCGGACTGTGCAGACGGCGAGGACGAGGCGAACTGTCAGG GAACCTGCGAAGACCACTGTTGGGACGGCACGTGCCTTCTGGAGGGTTACAGGTGTGATGGCACGTGGCAATGTTCTACGGGGGAAGATGAGTTAGGGTGTAACCAAACAG ATTGCGGGTCAGGTCTTTTCCGGTGTTTGTCAGATGAGGTCTGTATTGACGCCAGTCGGGTTTGTGACAGCCTGCCGGACTGCGAGGACTTGTCGGACGAGATTGACTGCCCTCCATGTTCGGACAGTTCGG ATTGTTCTTCAACCACGTCAACTTCACCGTCAACGACCTTATCGTCTACAACCCAAGCGCCGACGACGACCCAAGCGCCGACGACGACCCAAGCGCCGACGACGACTCGAGCGCCGACGACGACCCAAGCGCCGAAGACGACTCAAGCGCCAACGACGACTCGAGCGCCGACGACGACTCGAGCGCCAACGACGACCCAAGCGCCGACGACGACCCAAGCGCCGACGACGACTCAAGCGCCGACGACGACCAAAGCGACGACGACGACCCAAGCGCCGACGACGACCCAAGCGCCGACAACGACCCAAGCGCCGACGACGACTCAAGCGCCAACGACGACTCGAGCGCCGACGACGACCCAAGCGCCGACAACGACTAAAGCGCCGACGACGACTCAAGCGCCGACGACGACTCTAGCGCCGACAACGACTCGAGCGCCGACGACTACCCAAGCGCCGACGACGACTCGAGCGCCAACGACGACCCAAGCGCCGACGACGACCCAAGCGCCGACGACGACTCAAGCGCCGACGACGACCAAAGCGACGACGACGACCCAAGCGCCGACGACGACCCAAGCGCCGACAACGACCCAAGCGCCGACGACGACCAAAGTGACGACGACGACCCAAGCGCCGACGACGACTCGAGCGCCGACAACGACTCAAGCGCCGACGACTACAGCAGAAG AGTGCTCCAGTGTGCAGTTTCGCTGTAATGACGGTGTGTGCATTTCGAACGTTTTTCGCTGCGATGGGTCTCCCGATTGCGCCCAGGAAGAGGATGAAGCCGGATGTGGCG CGGCTAATCCGTGCCCGGAAGGACAGTTCAGGTGCGGGGTAAACGGAGTATGCCTCAATGTCGCAAAGCGGTGCAATGGCGTCCAGGAATGCCCGAACggcgatgatgaaaataattgtgtCTAG